The following proteins are co-located in the Pyrococcus abyssi GE5 genome:
- a CDS encoding glycosyltransferase, which yields MRLELLLLIIFIWDGYFFLRYLLGLLKEYKTVSWKPKVSVIIPAYNEEENIKKAIKAALSQDYPVEEVIVVDDGSEDGTYEKAKEVKDERVKVIRIEHKGKAGAINEGLKLAKGEVIVVTDADSFMSRDAVRRLVERFHSEDVVAVGGQIRVIVDSFLAFIQDIEHLRIAMYRRAKELEDLTLAPGPLSAFRREALERIGGFVNSLVEDYATTKALKKFGKVVYSPKAKLFTRMPLTLGELWRQRRRWFLGDLSHVDAKDIIMLILGDIIAFLDIFLPVIFIKYGAFALLLLFILFEILTMLVPVIFEGGSITEALLFPIALMFLASFYLSLHIYGYAVTLKNKISQLFS from the coding sequence TTGAGGCTTGAGCTCCTCCTTTTAATCATATTTATCTGGGATGGTTACTTCTTCCTTCGCTATCTTCTCGGACTGTTGAAGGAGTACAAGACAGTATCTTGGAAACCAAAGGTTAGCGTTATAATACCGGCTTATAACGAGGAGGAGAACATAAAGAAGGCTATAAAGGCTGCACTATCCCAGGATTACCCGGTTGAGGAAGTTATAGTCGTGGATGACGGTAGTGAGGATGGAACTTACGAGAAAGCTAAAGAGGTTAAAGATGAGAGGGTCAAGGTGATAAGAATTGAGCACAAGGGAAAAGCTGGTGCGATAAATGAGGGTTTGAAGCTTGCCAAGGGCGAGGTGATCGTAGTTACCGATGCCGATTCTTTTATGTCGAGGGATGCCGTTAGGAGGTTAGTGGAGAGGTTCCACTCGGAAGATGTAGTTGCAGTGGGTGGTCAAATCAGAGTTATAGTAGATTCCTTCTTAGCCTTCATCCAGGACATAGAGCATTTGAGGATAGCTATGTACAGAAGGGCGAAAGAACTTGAAGACCTAACCTTGGCCCCGGGGCCGCTTTCCGCCTTTAGGAGGGAAGCCCTTGAGAGGATAGGCGGTTTCGTCAACAGCTTGGTTGAGGATTACGCCACGACTAAGGCCCTTAAGAAGTTTGGAAAGGTTGTGTATTCTCCGAAGGCCAAGCTCTTCACTCGCATGCCCCTAACACTTGGAGAGCTCTGGAGGCAGAGGAGGAGATGGTTCCTGGGTGACCTTTCGCACGTTGATGCGAAAGACATTATAATGCTTATACTAGGTGATATTATAGCCTTCCTCGATATATTCCTGCCGGTTATTTTTATAAAATATGGAGCTTTTGCGTTACTGCTATTATTTATATTATTTGAGATTTTAACAATGCTGGTGCCAGTAATATTTGAAGGTGGTTCTATAACGGAGGCCTTACTATTTCCAATAGCTCTCATGTTTTTGGCTTCTTTCTACTTATCCCTCCACATCTATGGATATGCTGTTACTTTGAAAAATAAGATTTCTCAGCTCTTTTCTTGA
- the lonB gene encoding ATP-dependent protease LonB → MGEERMDLGIEFETTEEIPVPERLIDQVIGQDHAVEVIKTAAKQRRHVLLIGEPGTGKSMLGQAMAELLPTEDLEDILVFPNPEDENMPRIKTVPAGQGRRIVEEYKRKAKEQENIRFYLLFFVFFIVAMAVFMSRGDPNTLLLGVFVILIALMVTANMRFRTQAMVPKLLVDNSGRKRAPFVDATGAHAGALLGDVRHDPFQCFSGEETVVIRENGEVKVLRLKDFVEKALEKPSGEGLDGDVKVVYHDFRNENVEVLTKDGFTKLLYANKRIGKQKLRRVVNLEKDYWFALTPDHKVYTTDGLKEAGEITEKDELISVPITVFDCEDEDLKKIGLLPLTSDDERLRKIATLMGILFNGGSIDEGLGVLTLKSERSVIEKFVITLKELFGKFEYEIIKEENTILKTRDPRIIKFLVGLGAPIEGKDLKMPWWVKLKPSLFLAFLEGFRAHIVEQLVDDPNKNLPFFQELSWYLGLFGIKADIKVEEVGDKHKIIFDAGRLDVDKQFIETWEDVEVTYNLTTEKGNLLANGLFVKNSGGLGTPAHLRVEPGMIHRAHKGVLFIDEIATLSLKMQQSLLTAMQEKKFPITGQSELSSGAMVRTEPVPCDFILVAAGNLDTIEKMHPALRSRIRGYGYEVYMRTTMPDTVENRRKLVQFVAQEVKKDGRIPHFTRDAVEEIIREAQRRAGRKGHLTLRLRDLGGVVRAAGDIAVRKGKKYVTREDVLEALQMAKPLEKQLADWYIERKKEYQVIRTEGGEIGRVNGLAIIGEQSGIVLPIEAIVAPAASKEEGKIIVTGKLGEIAREAVLNVSAIIKRYKGEDISRYDIHVQFLQTYEGVEGDSASISVATAVISALEEIPVRQDVAMTGSLSVRGEVLPVGGVTPKIEAAIEAGIKKVIIPKANEKDVFLSPDKREKIEIIPVERIDEVLEVALVESEKKKELIKRIRETLPLGVSESAGSETLHEHGRDSGSALSVEESKA, encoded by the coding sequence ATGGGCGAGGAGAGAATGGATCTGGGGATAGAGTTTGAAACTACTGAAGAGATCCCCGTCCCCGAGAGGTTAATTGATCAGGTTATAGGTCAAGATCATGCCGTTGAAGTTATCAAAACCGCCGCTAAGCAGAGGAGGCATGTCCTGCTTATTGGCGAGCCTGGAACCGGAAAGTCGATGCTTGGCCAAGCCATGGCCGAGTTATTACCTACGGAAGACTTGGAAGACATTTTGGTCTTTCCAAACCCTGAAGATGAAAACATGCCCAGGATAAAAACCGTCCCAGCGGGGCAGGGAAGGAGGATCGTTGAAGAATATAAGAGGAAGGCGAAGGAGCAGGAAAACATTAGGTTCTACCTCCTATTCTTCGTTTTCTTCATAGTTGCAATGGCCGTTTTCATGAGTCGCGGTGATCCAAACACCTTACTCCTGGGAGTCTTCGTAATCCTGATAGCCTTAATGGTCACCGCTAACATGAGGTTTAGAACTCAGGCCATGGTTCCAAAGTTGCTAGTGGATAACTCCGGAAGGAAGAGGGCACCATTCGTCGATGCAACTGGAGCTCACGCCGGAGCCTTGCTTGGCGACGTTAGACACGACCCGTTCCAGTGCTTTAGTGGCGAGGAGACTGTGGTTATTAGGGAGAACGGCGAGGTAAAGGTGCTTAGACTTAAGGATTTTGTAGAAAAAGCCCTTGAGAAGCCATCTGGCGAGGGATTGGATGGCGACGTTAAAGTAGTTTATCATGACTTTAGGAATGAGAACGTCGAAGTTTTAACGAAGGATGGCTTCACGAAGCTCCTCTATGCCAATAAGAGAATTGGAAAACAAAAATTGAGGCGCGTAGTTAACCTTGAAAAGGACTACTGGTTTGCATTAACTCCTGATCACAAGGTTTACACTACAGATGGACTTAAAGAGGCCGGCGAAATTACCGAAAAGGATGAATTGATTAGCGTCCCCATTACAGTATTTGATTGTGAAGATGAAGACCTCAAGAAAATTGGTCTACTTCCGCTAACAAGCGATGACGAGAGGCTTAGGAAGATTGCGACTCTTATGGGTATCCTCTTCAATGGTGGAAGCATAGATGAAGGTTTAGGCGTATTAACCTTAAAGTCTGAAAGAAGCGTCATTGAAAAGTTCGTGATCACTCTTAAAGAGCTATTTGGCAAGTTTGAGTACGAGATTATAAAAGAGGAGAACACAATCCTTAAAACGCGTGATCCCAGAATAATCAAATTCTTAGTAGGATTAGGAGCTCCAATTGAGGGCAAAGACTTGAAGATGCCATGGTGGGTTAAGCTTAAGCCTTCCCTCTTTCTTGCATTTCTTGAGGGATTCCGGGCCCACATAGTGGAACAGCTAGTTGATGACCCGAATAAGAATTTACCTTTCTTCCAGGAGTTAAGCTGGTATCTGGGTCTCTTTGGAATTAAGGCTGATATTAAGGTTGAAGAAGTCGGAGATAAACACAAGATCATTTTCGACGCTGGTAGGCTAGATGTTGATAAACAATTCATCGAGACTTGGGAGGATGTTGAGGTAACTTATAACCTAACTACCGAGAAGGGCAACCTCCTAGCTAACGGCCTCTTCGTCAAGAACTCAGGTGGATTAGGAACTCCGGCCCATTTAAGGGTTGAACCGGGAATGATACACAGGGCCCACAAGGGCGTCCTTTTCATCGACGAGATAGCAACTCTAAGCCTAAAGATGCAACAGAGCCTCCTTACAGCTATGCAGGAGAAGAAGTTCCCGATAACTGGACAGAGCGAGCTTTCAAGCGGTGCAATGGTTAGAACTGAACCAGTGCCTTGTGACTTCATTCTCGTAGCTGCAGGAAACCTAGATACAATAGAGAAAATGCATCCAGCCCTTAGATCTAGAATAAGGGGTTACGGTTACGAGGTTTACATGAGAACAACGATGCCCGACACCGTTGAGAACAGGAGAAAGCTAGTTCAATTCGTGGCCCAGGAAGTTAAGAAAGATGGGAGAATACCTCACTTCACGAGAGATGCGGTTGAAGAGATAATCAGGGAAGCCCAGAGGAGGGCCGGTAGGAAGGGTCATCTAACTCTAAGACTTAGGGACCTTGGCGGTGTAGTCAGGGCCGCAGGCGACATAGCGGTTAGGAAGGGGAAGAAGTACGTTACAAGGGAAGATGTTCTTGAGGCACTTCAGATGGCCAAGCCACTTGAAAAGCAACTAGCGGATTGGTACATTGAGAGGAAGAAGGAGTACCAGGTTATAAGGACTGAAGGTGGAGAAATAGGTAGGGTTAATGGTTTGGCTATAATTGGGGAGCAGAGCGGTATAGTGTTGCCGATTGAAGCTATTGTGGCCCCGGCCGCGAGTAAAGAGGAGGGCAAGATAATAGTCACCGGAAAGCTGGGTGAAATAGCTAGGGAGGCAGTGCTAAACGTTTCGGCGATAATAAAGAGGTACAAGGGAGAGGACATTAGTAGATACGACATTCACGTTCAATTCCTCCAGACTTACGAAGGTGTTGAGGGGGATTCAGCTAGTATAAGCGTTGCTACTGCAGTCATCTCAGCTTTGGAAGAGATTCCAGTTAGGCAAGATGTTGCCATGACCGGCTCTCTAAGCGTTCGTGGTGAAGTCTTGCCAGTTGGTGGCGTTACGCCGAAGATAGAAGCCGCTATTGAGGCTGGAATAAAGAAGGTTATAATTCCGAAGGCCAATGAGAAGGATGTCTTCTTAAGCCCGGATAAGAGGGAGAAGATAGAGATAATACCAGTGGAGAGGATAGATGAGGTTCTCGAGGTAGCCTTAGTTGAGAGCGAGAAAAAGAAAGAACTTATTAAGAGGATAAGGGAGACCTTACCTCTAGGGGTGAGCGAAAGTGCTGGTAGCGAAACCCTGCACGAGCATGGGAGGGATTCTGGTTCAGCTTTATCAGTGGAAGAAAGTAAAGCTTGA
- a CDS encoding Mov34/MPN/PAD-1 family protein: protein MKVKIRRELLEYLLELAREFYPNEVAGFLREKDGVLEEVLLVPKGYFGSSSVYFDLTLLPHDESIKGTFHSHPSPFPYPSKGDLMFFSKFGGVHIIVAFPYTKDSVKAFRSDGSEVELEVVE from the coding sequence ATGAAGGTTAAGATTAGGAGAGAGCTGCTTGAGTACCTATTGGAACTTGCAAGGGAGTTTTACCCGAACGAAGTCGCGGGCTTCCTAAGGGAGAAAGACGGTGTCTTAGAGGAGGTCCTCCTCGTTCCGAAGGGCTACTTCGGAAGTTCCTCAGTGTACTTCGACCTAACTTTACTTCCCCACGATGAAAGCATAAAGGGGACTTTTCACTCCCATCCCTCTCCCTTCCCGTATCCATCGAAAGGTGACCTGATGTTCTTCTCCAAGTTCGGTGGAGTTCACATAATCGTGGCCTTTCCATACACTAAGGACAGCGTTAAAGCCTTTAGAAGCGATGGTAGCGAGGTCGAGCTAGAGGTCGTCGAGTGA
- a CDS encoding DEAD/DEAH box helicase family protein, translating into MKLYYDRGTIKVIGNSYVPYARWDERCRCYRALAYKYRDIVEFLESEGIEFEDYVLENALPSRVYDDVEFELRDYQEEAVERWMREKRGVIVLPTGAGKTIVAMEIIKRLSLSTLVIVPTLALLEQWKERLEIFGDVGEFSGRKKELKPITVTTYDSAYINAEFLGDKFFLLIFDECHHLPSEAYRNIAQMSAAPYRLGLTAFPERADNLHDLLPDLIGPIVYKKAPRELMGTYLAPYELVRVKVPLSREERAEYLKHYKVFKRYLSESGLRIKSLEDFQKIVMRTGVDNKAFKALRALEEARKIALGSKAKIEELRKILERHRGEKIIISTRYNELVYEISRKFLIPAITHKTSKEERVEILRKFREGKYMAVVSSQVLDEGIDVPDASVGIIISGTGSPRELVQRLGRILRPAPGKERAILYELITPGTTEVRISSRRLSGIKKLESLDDL; encoded by the coding sequence ATGAAGCTTTACTACGACAGGGGAACCATTAAGGTAATCGGTAACTCCTACGTTCCATATGCCAGGTGGGACGAAAGGTGTCGATGCTACAGGGCCTTGGCTTACAAATACAGGGATATAGTCGAGTTTCTAGAAAGTGAGGGAATAGAGTTTGAGGATTACGTTCTTGAGAATGCTCTTCCCTCTAGAGTTTACGATGACGTGGAGTTCGAGCTTAGGGATTACCAAGAGGAAGCAGTTGAGAGGTGGATGAGGGAGAAGAGAGGTGTCATAGTTCTACCCACGGGAGCAGGGAAGACGATAGTTGCTATGGAGATAATAAAGAGGCTTTCGCTCTCTACCCTTGTAATTGTTCCGACGCTTGCCCTTTTGGAGCAGTGGAAGGAAAGGTTAGAAATCTTTGGAGATGTAGGTGAGTTCTCTGGAAGAAAGAAGGAGTTGAAGCCCATAACGGTAACTACGTACGATTCTGCCTATATAAACGCCGAGTTCCTGGGGGATAAGTTCTTCTTACTAATCTTCGATGAGTGCCACCACTTGCCGAGCGAGGCCTACAGGAACATAGCCCAGATGAGTGCCGCTCCCTACAGGCTAGGCCTAACGGCGTTTCCCGAGAGGGCCGACAATTTGCACGATCTTTTGCCAGATCTCATAGGTCCGATAGTCTACAAAAAGGCCCCACGTGAGCTTATGGGGACTTACTTGGCGCCTTACGAGCTTGTCAGGGTTAAGGTTCCGCTATCGAGGGAAGAGAGGGCCGAGTATCTAAAGCATTACAAGGTCTTCAAGAGGTACCTCTCGGAATCCGGGTTGAGGATAAAAAGCTTAGAGGACTTTCAGAAGATAGTCATGAGGACGGGCGTTGACAATAAGGCCTTCAAAGCTTTGAGGGCCTTGGAAGAGGCCAGAAAGATAGCTTTGGGTTCTAAAGCCAAGATAGAGGAGTTAAGGAAGATACTGGAAAGGCATAGAGGCGAGAAGATAATAATATCCACTAGGTACAATGAGCTCGTTTACGAGATATCTAGGAAATTCTTAATCCCAGCCATAACCCACAAGACGAGCAAGGAAGAGAGGGTAGAGATACTGAGGAAGTTCAGGGAAGGCAAGTACATGGCGGTCGTTAGCAGTCAAGTTCTCGATGAGGGCATAGACGTTCCAGATGCAAGCGTTGGGATTATAATAAGTGGAACGGGCTCGCCCAGGGAGTTGGTTCAAAGGCTTGGAAGAATTCTAAGGCCAGCCCCAGGGAAGGAGAGGGCAATCCTCTACGAGCTCATAACCCCAGGGACTACCGAGGTGAGAATCTCGAGCAGAAGACTCTCCGGGATTAAGAAGCTTGAATCACTCGACGACCTCTAG
- a CDS encoding DUF790 family protein: MLPKELLDAKRSRGKIQLNFANEEHLRLAKAVIIAFKSSLGQRYSELQEKLRHLETASNYKKVRGFAKIIERECEFQVATSLDPLSVRRFLFERGYVTSELERIKVLSEAAQEFNTSIEEIERAVFADREEERVLVKIPEISEEELIKRYNLSLLQTLAFNAVRLTFRVSSNHKRILRAIKRLGLMYEIQGDKIEITGPATLLKLTRKYGTSIAKVIPEIIRAKEWWIRLELVEGKRLYIFELSSEDDVELPELEKIEEYSSSLEREFSAKIKRILGVEVIYEPGIIKVGESAYIPDFLIRKGDKEVYVEIVGFWTKDYLRRKLEKVTKLNIPLLLIVNDELFAEKAMRIKGKDVILMKKGKIPYKQVIMKLKEMLTKS; this comes from the coding sequence ATGCTACCTAAGGAGCTCTTAGACGCCAAGAGGTCTAGAGGTAAAATCCAACTAAACTTTGCAAATGAGGAACACCTTAGACTGGCCAAGGCGGTTATAATTGCCTTCAAATCTAGCTTAGGTCAGAGGTATTCCGAGCTCCAAGAGAAGCTCAGGCACCTAGAGACGGCGAGCAATTATAAGAAAGTTAGGGGATTCGCGAAGATCATAGAAAGGGAATGCGAATTCCAAGTGGCAACATCACTAGATCCGCTAAGCGTCAGGAGATTTCTCTTTGAAAGGGGATACGTTACAAGTGAACTGGAGAGAATAAAGGTTCTTAGTGAGGCTGCCCAGGAGTTCAACACTAGCATAGAGGAGATTGAGAGGGCGGTGTTCGCGGATAGGGAAGAGGAGAGGGTTCTCGTAAAGATCCCTGAGATCAGCGAGGAAGAGCTTATAAAGAGGTACAATCTCTCACTCCTTCAAACATTAGCCTTTAATGCAGTTCGACTTACATTCAGGGTATCTTCAAACCACAAGAGAATTTTAAGGGCCATAAAGAGGCTTGGCCTTATGTACGAGATTCAAGGGGATAAAATAGAGATAACTGGCCCAGCGACGCTGTTAAAGCTTACGAGGAAGTACGGAACCTCTATAGCTAAGGTTATTCCCGAAATAATAAGGGCCAAGGAGTGGTGGATTAGGCTTGAGCTCGTCGAGGGAAAAAGGCTGTACATCTTCGAGCTCTCAAGCGAAGATGATGTAGAGCTTCCCGAGTTGGAGAAAATTGAAGAGTATTCATCTTCCCTTGAAAGGGAGTTCTCAGCTAAGATAAAACGTATCCTGGGAGTAGAGGTTATATACGAGCCCGGAATAATTAAAGTTGGCGAGTCTGCCTATATACCCGACTTCCTAATTAGGAAAGGAGACAAGGAGGTTTACGTTGAGATAGTTGGTTTTTGGACTAAGGACTACCTTAGAAGAAAGTTAGAGAAGGTAACTAAATTGAACATTCCTCTGTTGCTCATAGTGAATGACGAGCTCTTCGCCGAGAAGGCAATGAGAATCAAAGGAAAAGACGTCATCTTAATGAAAAAGGGCAAGATCCCATACAAACAAGTCATAATGAAGCTTAAGGAAATGCTCACTAAATCTTAG
- a CDS encoding ASCH domain-containing protein → MKNLKFDGRYKDDIISGKKRATIRLGRKVNFKPGEEVLIHSGGYVLGKARIKSVVTKKVAELTDEDARKDGFRNREELLEALRQHYKFVKPDSPATIVEFEIIKLLDKPILSADYPYEGNNPIEIAELALKHLDNLSFEDIALLKLFLREGSLRKAAMKLGGLNKRYKIREVLRKAYEELKKRGIMKPKI, encoded by the coding sequence GTGAAGAACTTGAAGTTCGACGGAAGGTACAAGGACGACATAATCTCCGGAAAAAAGAGGGCCACGATAAGGCTTGGAAGGAAAGTCAATTTCAAACCTGGGGAGGAAGTCTTGATTCATTCAGGAGGCTACGTCCTGGGAAAGGCCAGGATTAAGAGCGTAGTGACTAAGAAGGTTGCCGAGCTAACGGATGAAGATGCCAGGAAAGACGGGTTTAGAAACAGGGAGGAGTTACTTGAAGCTTTGAGGCAACATTACAAGTTCGTTAAACCTGATTCTCCAGCGACGATAGTTGAGTTCGAAATAATTAAGCTTCTTGATAAGCCGATTCTCTCTGCTGATTACCCCTACGAAGGAAACAACCCAATAGAGATAGCTGAACTAGCTTTGAAACACCTAGACAACTTGTCCTTTGAGGATATAGCTTTGCTTAAGCTGTTCTTAAGGGAGGGAAGCCTTAGAAAGGCCGCTATGAAGCTTGGTGGCCTGAACAAGAGGTACAAGATAAGGGAGGTTCTCAGAAAAGCGTACGAGGAGCTTAAGAAAAGGGGAATCATGAAGCCTAAGATTTAG
- a CDS encoding ASCH domain-containing protein, with amino-acid sequence MRVYRLYLRDEYLEMVKSGKKKIEVRVAYPQLRGIKKGDKIIFNDMIPAEVIDVKRYETFRQVLREEPIEKIFPDEPSFERALRRFHNMYPKWKEYRYGVIAIKFRILGRERK; translated from the coding sequence ATGAGAGTTTACAGGTTGTACTTGAGGGACGAGTACCTCGAGATGGTGAAAAGCGGGAAGAAGAAGATAGAGGTTAGGGTGGCTTACCCCCAGCTTAGGGGAATTAAGAAGGGGGATAAGATAATATTCAACGACATGATTCCCGCTGAGGTAATAGACGTTAAGCGTTACGAAACCTTTAGGCAGGTTCTCAGGGAGGAGCCCATAGAGAAGATATTTCCCGACGAGCCGAGCTTTGAAAGGGCCCTCAGAAGGTTCCACAACATGTATCCTAAGTGGAAGGAGTACCGGTACGGTGTCATAGCGATAAAGTTCAGAATCCTTGGGAGGGAGAGGAAGTGA
- a CDS encoding A24 family peptidase C-terminal domain-containing protein translates to MIPLILGVIVGILTSYTDIKTSYIYEEHFFPSVAIMTKWWCSRKGCEYEAKGPYIPIVEIGILYNLITGIKHGNIVLALSPIIGLIIGLGIGYFLYYTGGWASGDVIILGAYSALLPYVPDSAKYKPPYSYYLPMNAFTILFNSLLLIFPLILVYSVVGLAVKGKIRELVGVFREGIRNVVEVTLWINFGAVLLAFVSLHMSIPKIISWILTFALILIFSRFKLVGDVLGVLSIGYGLYLSGAYYLKLLAKMFLVIYSFKLIWSAVKALRREVLIEERKVSELNPGDVLGERIILTSDGVVRDRADFFEKISSTLKGEKVESLEGEEIAGFSVEGLTQEQIEKLKALVSEGKLEDEFLVRKAMPFAPALFLGFLVSYFFGDILWWLVLKVAGLA, encoded by the coding sequence ATGATACCCTTGATCCTGGGCGTGATAGTGGGTATTCTCACATCTTACACCGATATAAAGACGAGCTATATTTACGAGGAGCACTTTTTTCCAAGCGTGGCGATAATGACGAAGTGGTGGTGCTCAAGGAAGGGTTGCGAGTACGAAGCTAAAGGCCCCTACATCCCAATCGTTGAGATCGGGATTCTCTACAACCTCATAACCGGAATTAAGCATGGAAACATTGTCTTGGCCCTTTCACCCATCATCGGGCTGATAATAGGGTTAGGAATTGGTTACTTCCTTTACTATACAGGGGGCTGGGCGAGTGGCGATGTAATAATCTTGGGAGCTTACTCAGCCCTCCTTCCGTACGTCCCAGACTCTGCTAAGTACAAACCACCTTACTCTTACTATCTTCCAATGAATGCCTTCACTATACTATTCAACTCACTCCTCCTAATATTTCCCCTAATCCTCGTCTACTCAGTAGTTGGCTTGGCGGTTAAGGGAAAAATTAGGGAACTAGTGGGGGTCTTCAGGGAGGGGATTAGAAATGTGGTCGAGGTTACCTTATGGATAAACTTCGGTGCGGTTCTCTTGGCCTTTGTAAGCCTTCACATGTCAATTCCTAAGATAATTAGTTGGATACTAACGTTTGCGCTCATTTTGATCTTCAGCAGGTTCAAACTAGTTGGAGATGTTCTTGGGGTGCTAAGCATTGGGTACGGCTTGTACCTTTCGGGAGCTTACTACCTCAAGCTCCTCGCGAAGATGTTCCTAGTAATTTACTCGTTCAAGCTAATATGGTCGGCCGTTAAGGCTCTTAGGAGGGAAGTCCTAATAGAGGAGAGAAAGGTTAGCGAGCTCAATCCCGGTGACGTCCTTGGGGAGAGGATAATCTTGACGAGCGATGGAGTCGTTAGAGATAGGGCAGACTTCTTCGAGAAGATATCATCAACGCTTAAGGGGGAGAAAGTCGAGAGCCTTGAAGGTGAAGAGATAGCTGGCTTCAGCGTTGAAGGCTTAACCCAGGAGCAGATAGAGAAACTAAAAGCTTTGGTTAGTGAAGGAAAGTTAGAAGATGAGTTCTTGGTTAGAAAGGCAATGCCATTTGCTCCAGCTCTCTTCTTGGGTTTCCTGGTTAGTTACTTTTTCGGTGATATCCTTTGGTGGCTCGTTCTGAAGGTTGCCGGTCTAGCTTAG
- a CDS encoding class III signal peptide-containing protein, with protein sequence MKMRAQTAIEYMFMLAAVLLLVVIVFKVVMDTMRTLSDSVGDYAKVVRQRLLENL encoded by the coding sequence ATGAAGATGAGAGCTCAAACGGCCATAGAGTACATGTTCATGCTCGCGGCAGTTTTGCTGCTAGTTGTGATAGTCTTCAAGGTAGTTATGGATACCATGAGAACCCTGAGCGATTCGGTTGGAGACTACGCTAAGGTAGTCAGGCAGAGGCTTCTTGAGAACCTTTGA
- a CDS encoding Kae1-associated kinase Bud32 has product MKLIKQGAEAKIYLAEFSELYFDYPIKVIVKERIKKRYRIPEIDLKLRKERTIREARILRRAKEFGVNVPYVFEVDTKNMIIVMEYIEGERLKELLEKLPMEERLKVCREVGRQIGKLHEAGIVHGDLTTSNMILREGKVYFIDFGLAEFDDTIEAQGVDLHLLKRAMESTHYKWFERGFEEVLKGYIEIRGEDKGREIREKIREIELRGRYRERSWITQ; this is encoded by the coding sequence ATGAAGCTAATCAAGCAAGGAGCGGAGGCCAAGATTTATCTTGCAGAGTTCTCGGAGCTTTACTTTGATTATCCAATTAAGGTTATAGTGAAGGAGAGGATTAAGAAGAGGTACAGAATTCCAGAGATAGATCTGAAGCTCAGGAAAGAGAGAACTATCAGGGAGGCAAGGATACTTCGAAGGGCCAAGGAATTCGGAGTCAATGTTCCCTACGTGTTTGAGGTTGACACTAAAAATATGATAATAGTGATGGAGTACATAGAGGGGGAAAGGCTCAAAGAGCTCCTGGAAAAGCTCCCCATGGAAGAAAGACTTAAAGTATGCAGGGAAGTCGGAAGGCAGATTGGAAAGTTACATGAGGCGGGGATAGTTCACGGGGACTTAACGACCTCAAATATGATACTTAGGGAAGGCAAGGTTTACTTCATAGATTTCGGGCTTGCGGAGTTTGACGATACGATTGAAGCTCAGGGTGTAGATTTACACCTGCTTAAGAGAGCCATGGAGAGTACTCATTATAAGTGGTTTGAAAGGGGCTTTGAGGAAGTTTTGAAGGGATACATAGAAATCAGAGGAGAAGATAAGGGAAGGGAAATTAGGGAGAAGATAAGGGAAATAGAATTGAGGGGTAGGTACAGGGAGAGAAGCTGGATTACGCAGTAA